In Phreatobacter cathodiphilus, the genomic window TCTTCTCCGCCTGACCGAGGCCCATGGAATCGAGCTGGCCGACGATCATCGCCCGCTCGTCGGGGCTCATCTCGCCGTCCGCATAGGCGGCCGCCACCATGGCGCGCAGCAGGATCTCGGCCGTGTCCTCGATGGTGCCGCCGGCTTCGGCGAAGCCCTCCGGCGCCTTGCCCATGCCGAGGAGCGAGGAGACGTCGTCGATCGTGCCCTGCACCACCGGCTTGCCCTGCTGGTAGTTGCGCAGCGCCACATAGGCGAGGCCGCCGATGGCCGCGAGACCGCCGAGCCGCGCCGCCGTGCCGGCGATCTGCCGTCCCGCGCCGGTGCCGAGCAGCAGGCCTGCGAGGGTCCCCGCCGCGGCGCCGCCGGCAAATCCGCCCGCATTCTTCTGCAGCACCTCGGTCGCCTGGCCGAGCAGCCCGCCGAGCCCGCCAGCCCCGCCCTGCGCCTGGGCGCTGCGGAGCGTCCCCATGAGCTGGTCGAGGAGATTGCCGCCACCGGCGCCCGGGGCCGCCGGCGCTGCCGGCTGGGCCGTGGCCGGCACGCTCCCACCCTGCTGCTGCGCGTTGCGGAGCACGGCACCGAGCTGGTCCATCAGGCCGCCGCCGGATGCGCCCGGGCCGCCGGATGCGCCCTGGCCGCGCTGCGCCATTTCGGCAAGCTGGCCAAGAAGCCCGCCCGAGCCGCCCTGCTGCCGGCCGCCCGAAAGGACGGAGGTCAGAATCCTGGAAATGTCGGTCAAAGCGTCCTCCCTGAAGTGCCGCCACGATCTATGCATGGCTCACCGCGCAGCAAGTGCGACAAGGTGGCCGATTTCGTGGCGCAACCGTCAGGGGCGAAGCGCCCGCGCCGCCCGCGCCAGGGCGGTAATGCGGTCGTAGTCGCCCGCCGCCAGCGCGTCGTCCGGCACGATCCACGACCCGCCGACCGCCCCGACATTGGCCAGCGCCAGATAGGTCGGGGCCTTGGCTGCATCGATCCCCCCGGTGGGGCAGAAGACGAGGCCCGGCAGGGGGCCGGACAGGCTCTTCAGGAAGGCCGCGCCGCCCGAGGGCTCGGCGGGAAAGAACTTGAGGGCGGTGAAGCCGCGGGCGGCCAGCGCCATGGCCTCCGTCACCGTCGCGCAGCCCGGCAGGACCGGGATCGGCATGGCGGCGAGCGCGTCGGCGAGAGCCGGCGGCGTACCGGGCGAGACGAGGAAGCGCGCGCCCGCAGCCGTCGCCACCTGGATGTCCTCGATCCGCGTGATGGTGCCGGCCCCCACCAGCGCCTCGGGCACCTCCCGCGCGATGGCGCGGATGGCGTCCGCCGCCTGCGGCGTCCTGAGCGTCACCTCGATGACCGAGAGGCCGCCCGCTGCCAGCGCCCGCGCCAGCGGCACCGCTTGCCGGACGTCCCGGATGGTCAGGACCGGGATGACCGGAGCGAGTTCGAGAAGCGGGCGGGCGTCGGGAAGCATGGGGTGTCTCTCGTCTGTCGCAGACACCTAGCACCTGCCTGCCCGCGCGGAAACGCCGGAGAAAGCCTCAGCGCGTCGTCGCGGGGTCGTAGAAGAAGCGCTCCGTCACGATCTCCTCGCCCCGCCAGGTCTGCAGCGCCATCTCGTCGAAGCGGCGGGTGGAGCCGTCGGGCAGGGTGAAGTCGAAGATCCAGTGGATCGCCACCTGGTCGCCGTCCACCAGAAGGGTCTTCACCTTGTGGGTATGGACCGAGGCCACACGGGCCAGCGCCGCCTTCTCGTGGGCGATCAGCATCGCCTTGCCGACCCGCGGCGGTGCCAGATTCTCCTGCATCGAGGCGTCCTCGGCATAGAAGGCCTCGATCGCCCCGACATGATCGCCGGACTCGACCAGGGCGACGAAGCGCTCGACCGTACTGCGCGCGGGCATGACGTCTCTCCATCCGGAACAGCTTCCCGTGGCATAAACGCGCCCGCGCCCGATTGCGTCAGGAGACGGCCCCCCTCAGTTGCGGTTGGCGAGGCCGTTGGCGACGCGCTGGGCACGGATGCTCTCCCGCTGCGCGACGATCTGGGCACGGAATCGCTCCATGCCGTCGCGCACCGAGCGGCTCGCCTGCGCATAGCGGTCGGGCGGCGTGAAGGCGTCGGGATGGGCGGCGTCATAGGCGAGCACCGCCTTGAGGGTGCGCTCGAGCGCCGGAATATCGCCGAAGGCATATTCGTTCACCGGTCTGCCCACCACCTCCGACAGCGAGGCGAAGGCCGCGGCGTCGCGGTCGCGGGGCAGGTCGGGCCGCGCCGCCAGATGGGTGCGGTAGCGGAGCTGGCCGAGATAGAAGACGAAGACCGCCTCGTCCCGCTGTCCCGCCCGGAAGAGATCGGCGGCGCGGCGATAGTAGCCGGCGGGGTGATCGCCCTCGAGGCCGCGGAGGAGCCGCGCCTCGTCGGCGGCGGCGGGGCTCACCAGCGCGGCGACGAGGAGAGTAAGGGCGGAGCGGCGGGAGA contains:
- the eda gene encoding bifunctional 4-hydroxy-2-oxoglutarate aldolase/2-dehydro-3-deoxy-phosphogluconate aldolase — protein: MLPDARPLLELAPVIPVLTIRDVRQAVPLARALAAGGLSVIEVTLRTPQAADAIRAIAREVPEALVGAGTITRIEDIQVATAAGARFLVSPGTPPALADALAAMPIPVLPGCATVTEAMALAARGFTALKFFPAEPSGGAAFLKSLSGPLPGLVFCPTGGIDAAKAPTYLALANVGAVGGSWIVPDDALAAGDYDRITALARAARALRP
- a CDS encoding nuclear transport factor 2 family protein, whose protein sequence is MPARSTVERFVALVESGDHVGAIEAFYAEDASMQENLAPPRVGKAMLIAHEKAALARVASVHTHKVKTLLVDGDQVAIHWIFDFTLPDGSTRRFDEMALQTWRGEEIVTERFFYDPATTR
- a CDS encoding tellurite resistance TerB family protein; translation: MTDISRILTSVLSGGRQQGGSGGLLGQLAEMAQRGQGASGGPGASGGGLMDQLGAVLRNAQQQGGSVPATAQPAAPAAPGAGGGNLLDQLMGTLRSAQAQGGAGGLGGLLGQATEVLQKNAGGFAGGAAAGTLAGLLLGTGAGRQIAGTAARLGGLAAIGGLAYVALRNYQQGKPVVQGTIDDVSSLLGMGKAPEGFAEAGGTIEDTAEILLRAMVAAAYADGEMSPDERAMIVGQLDSMGLGQAEKSFLDGVLAAPVSIKILAASCTTDEMKAQAYIAAHLGMNVDTAAEAKFLKDFAQALGLEASLVAHLDQAAAEAKASAAA